The DNA segment CCCCTCCGCCGTTCTGCGGACGTGTGGGCCGGTGACGCGCCGCGCCGCAGGCTCGTCAGACCGGAGTGGACGCACGCGGCGGCTCCGCCTCCGGGACCCCTGCGCCCACCCGCAACCGCTTTCGCCGGAGCACTCCGGCCCGAAAGCGCCCTCCCGTACACCGGGCAACCCATGGAGCCCTTCCATGCCCTTCGCCACCCTGCGGTACGGAGCACCCCGGCGGCTCTTCCTGGCGCTCGCCGTTCTCGCCACGGCAGCCTGCGGCGACGACCCTTCCCCCGTCGCGGCCCCCGGTGAGGCTCCCGCCCTTTCCCGCGGGCCGGCCGCTCCCGAGCGCGCGGCCCGCATCCCGGACCAGTACGTGGTGGTCCTCAAGCCCGAGACGCGGGACGTCCAGGGCTTCGTGCGCGGGCTGTCGAAGTCGCCCCGCGACTCCGTGCTGTTCGTGTACGAGCACGCCCTGAAGGGCTTCGCCGCGCGCCTGGCGCCCGGGTCCGTGGAGGGGCTCCGCCGGCATCCTATGGTGCAGGAGGTCATCGAGGACGAGTACGGGGTCCCGGACCAGTCGCTCTGGAGCCTGGACCGGAGCGACCAGCGCGACCTGCCGCTGAACGGGGTCTTCGCGCCCACCGCCACGGGCGCGGGGGTGAACCTGTACGTGCTGGACAGCGGCGTCCGCCGCACCCACGCGGAGTTCGGGTACGGCACGCGGGCCCGGCACGTGTACACCGCGATCAGCGACGGGCGCGGCGCGGACGACTGCCACGGCCACGGGACGCACGTGGCGGCGACCGCCGCCGGGTCCACCTACGGGGTCGCGCGGCAGGCCATGGTCCTGGCGGTGCGGATCTCGGGCTGCACCGCCGCGGCGTCCGCGAGCGCGGCCATCGCCGGGCTCGACTGGCTCCGCGCCAACCACCTGAAGCCGGCCGTAGCCAACCTGAGCTACACCTGGCCGGCGCGGAACGACGTGGACGCCGCCGTCTCCAGCCTGCTGGCCGCCGGTGTGCCGGTGGTCACCTCGGCCGGGAACAGCAACGCGGACGCCTGCGGCTACTCTCCCAAGCGGGTCGCGGGCGTGCTGACGGTGGGGGGCACGGACACCTACGACTGGCGCACGCCGGACTCCAACTGGGGCGGCTGCGTGCACCTGTTCGCCCCGGGCGCCGGGATCACCTCGGCCTGGATCGGGAGCGACACGGACTCCCGGACGCTCTCCGGGACCTCCATGGCGTCGCCGCTGGTGGCCGGCGTGGCCGCCCTCTACCTGGAGGGCGACCCCGGCGCCTCCGTGGCGAAGCTCCGCGACGCCCTGATCGGCTCGGCCACCCAGGGGAAGGTCGTCGACCCGCGCGGGACGCCCAACCGGCTGGCCTACGCGAAGCCCATCTACTTCTCGGTGCGGGTGGACGGCCCCGACCACGTCGCGTCGTCCGGGTACGTGACCTGGGAGGCCGTCCCCGACGGGGGGGACGGCAGCTACACCTACCAGTGGACGCTGGTGGAGGGCGGCTGGGAGCAGCCGCTGGGGACGGGGCGCACGCAGACCCTCTGGGTCACACAGGGGAGCGGCGACTTCGACGTCCGGGTGGTGGTGACCTCGGCCGGCGAGGCGAGGAGCGCCTGGAAGTACGTGTCCAACCACCAGTCGGGCGACTGCGGAGACGCCTGGTCCTGCACCGCCCTCCAGTAGCCGGCCGGGCGGCGGCCGTGTGACACTTCCGCGCCGCCGCTCGTCTTCCTCCCGAAGCCCGACGCACCGCCGCGATCGACCGGCCCGGAGCGGCGCACTCCCCCGGGGGGCTGCGCCCGCCCCGCCGAAAGTGGAGCCCACATGCATTTGCGGACAGCATCAGCGGCCATCCTGCTCCCCCTCGCGCTCGCCGCGTGCGACCTCCCCCTGCGGCCGGAAGGGAGGCACGCGGTAGGGATCATCGCGTGGGAGGCGCGGCCCTCCCTCGCCTCCTCCGCGGGCACGCGCCCCGCGGACCCCCCCCGCACCGCCCTGACGGCGCCGGACACCGTGCGCGCGGGGGTGCCGTTCACCGCGCGGGTCACCACCGTGGGCCCCACCGTCTGCTGGAGCCCCGCGGGCGCGCGCGTCGAGGCTCGCCCCGCCGAGGCGGTGGTCACCCCCATCGACCACACCCTCGAGAACAGGGACACCGCGTGCGGCGATGCGACGGTGGAGCTTCCCCGCGACGTGGAGCTCGCCTTCGGCCGCCCCGGCGAGGCCGTGCTGCGCGTCACCGGCCGCCGGGTGGTCGGCCGGGACCTCGGCTCCAGCGAGCGCATCGTCCTGGAGAAGCGCATCGTCGTCCGCTGACCCCCCGCACCTCGCACCTCGCACTTTCGCACTCCCGCACTCACTCCTCCACCACCGGCGCGATCCTGTCCTCGTCCGTGTCGATGGCGCGCTCCACCCACAGCACCTCGACCACCGTCCAGAAGAACAGGGTCAGCGGGATGGCGAGGAGGATCCCCAGGAAGCCGAAGAGGCTCCCGAAGAAGACCAGCGCGAACAGGGTGACGAAGGGGTGCAGCTCCGCCGCCTGCGACATGGCCCAGGGGGTGATGATGTTGCTCTCGATCTGCTGGATGGCGAGCGCGGCGAGCGCCGTCCAGAGCCCCAGCTGGGGGTCCTCGAGGAATGCGACCACCGTGGCGGTGCCGCCCCCCACCCAGGGGCCCACCAGCGGGATGAACTCCGTGAGCCCGGCGAACAGCCCCAGGAGCAGCGCGTTGGGGACGCCGATCAGGTAGTACGCCACCGTGCTGAGGACGCCCACGGCGACCATCGCGATCAGGGTCCCCTTCAGCCACCCCACCAGCCGTACGCCCAGCAGCTCCATCATCCGCCGGTAGGCGGGGCGGCGGTCGCGGGGGACGGCGCGGAGCACGGGCATCAGGAGCCGCTCGTTGGGCTTCGCGACGGCGAACAGCCCGCCGAAGAGGATCAGGAGCGGGACGAAGAGGATCTCCAGGAGCCCCTGCGCGCGGCCGATGAAGCCGCCGCCCCCGCTGCCGGAGGTGGAGAGGAAGGCGTCGCGGAAGAACCCCTGCACCTGCGAGCCCACCAGCGTCACGTTCAGCCCCGTGTTGGCGCGCAGCCAGCTCTCGACCTGCTGGAGGAGCGCGCTGAACTCCGGCACCCGCCCCACGATGTTGCGCACCTGCGAGACCAGGGCCGGGATCCCGAACCAGAGGAGCACGCCGATCCCCGCGAAGATGAGCAGCCCCAGGGCGGCGGTCACCCACTTTCGCTCCAGGGGGAGGCGGCTGACCAGGGCGTTGAACAGCACCGCCAGGATCGCGGCGGCGTACAGGAGGAGGAGCCCGTAGGTGATCTCCTGGAAGAACCTGTACAGCAGGGCCAGCAGGAAGAGCAGCCCCGCCGCCTTGTACAGGTGCTCCGGGCGGATGTAGACCGCGCCGCGCGGCGGGGGCGGCGCCGCGACGTCGCGCGGGGAGGGTCCGGTGCTCTCCTCGGAGTTGTCCTCGGGGCGTTTGGGCATGGGCTCGTCCGTGTCCGGGCGGTGGATGACCGACGGAGCATGCGCCGGGCAAGTACCGCACCAGGGACGGCCGGACGCACGCAGGGGTCCACCCGGAGCGGGTGGACCCCTGCGGCGCGGTCAGGCGGACGGCTCGCCCAGGATGCGCCGGACCTCCTGCGCCACCATGCGCGGATCGACGGGCTTGGCGAGGATCCCCTGCGCCCCCGCCTCGGAGGCCATGGCCGGCAGGTCGCCGACCACGGAGGCGGTGAAGAAGAGCACGGCGACGTTGGCGGTGCGCGGGTCGGCCCGGAGGGCCCGGCACACTGTGAAGCCGTCCATGCGCGGCATGGCGATGTCCAGGAGAACGAGGTCCGGAGGCGACTCGGCCGCGGAGGCGAGCGCCGCTTCCCCGCTGTCCGCCTCCCGGACCTCGTAGCCCAGGTGCGTCAGCATGGCCCGCTGGATCGTCCGCTCGTCCTCCTGGTCGTCGACCACGAGGATGGTCCGGCGTGGCTCAGCCACGTCCGGCCGGGGGGGTGCTAGTCCTCGTCATCGTCTTCGAAGCCCTCGAAGCCGCCGCCCTCCTCCTCGATCAGCTCGGTGAGCTGCGGCCCCCACGAGCTCTCCATGAGGCGGCGGACGCGGGGGAAGCGCTGGATCACCTCCGCCATCTCGGGCGTCACGAACAGCTCAGTGACGTCCTTCCGCTCGTAGCCGCTCCCCTCCTCCTCCAGGAATCCCTTCAGCTCCTCGATGAGGTCCTGCAGGTCGCTCAACAGCTCGCTCGGAAAGTGCCCGGCGTCCAGCGCCACGGCGGATTCCACCCATTCGTGGACCTGCGAGACGAGCGCGTCGAACCGCTCGTCAGCCTGTGCGCTCTTCATCCCGGTCTGTCTCCTGATGCACGTGTGTCCCGCAACGCCTTCGCGAGCCGGAAGAGTGAAGGAAGCGCCGGGGGAAACGCAACCCCCGTGCCCCGGACCGAGCGCACCGAGCGCGGCCACAGGTGTCCGTTTCCGGGACGGCGATTCCCACATGCGGTCAGGAGCGGCCGGCGCAGCGCGGCCGGCGAGGCACGCAAGGCGCAGTTACACAACCACTTACGCAACGCGCCCCTCCGGCACGGTCCTTGTCCTGTGAAAGCCCCGCAGCCGGCCCCACCCACTACGCACACACCGCCCCGGAGCCGCACCATGCCGGACCTGAACGTAGACCTGACCTCGCTCGCCGCCATCTGGATGGGCGGCTCCGTGCTCCTCGTTCCGCTCGCGGGACTCACCGCCCGCTACGGGCTGCGGCCGCTGGTGGAGTCCGTGGCGCGGATGCGCGCAGCCGGGGGCGACGCCGCCCTGGAGGCCCGCTTCGCCGCGCTGGAGCGGAGGATGGAGGAGATGGCCCGCGCCGCGGACCTGGCCGACGAGTCCCGCCCCGGGCGCGCCGCGGCCTGACCGCCCCGGCGCACGCCGGGCCCACGATTCCCGAAACGATCGCAGGAGAATCCACAGTGGACGTCCCCCGCAAGCCCACCCGCAAGCGCCGCCGCTGGCTTATGGCCGGAGCCGGCCTGGCCGCCCTGGCGCTGCTCACCCTGGCGCTGGCCCGGCTGGAGCCCGCCCCGCCCTCGGTGGAGCGCGCGACGCTCTGGACCGACACGGTGCGCCAGGGCGACATGGTCCGCCAGGTCCGCGGCCCCGGCACCCTCGCGGCCGAGGAGGTCCGCTGGGTCTCGGCGGTGACGCAGGGGCGCGTGGAGCGGAAGATGGTGCAGCCCGGCACCCGGGTGGAGGCTGGCACGGTCATCCTGGAGCTGAGCAACCCCGACGTGGACCGGCAGGCGCTGGAGGCGCAGCGGCAGCTGGTGGCGGCCCAGTCGGAGCTCGCCAACCTGCGCGCCGGGCTCCAGAACCAGGTCCTCTCGCAGGAGGCCGTCATCGCCACCGTGAACGCCGAGCACCGCGACGCGGTGCGGCAGGCGGAGGTCAACGAGGGGCTCTCCTCGCGCGGCCTGGCGGCGCCCAACGAGGTGGCGCGGGCGCGCGACCGCGGCGAGGAGCTGCGGACCCGGCTGGAGGTGGAGCGCAAGCGGCTGGGCTTCCTGCGCGAGTCCATGCGGACGCAGGTGGCCGCGCAGGAGGCGCAGGTGCAGATGCTCCGCGGGATCGTCGACTTCCACCGCGGGCAGGTGGCCTCCATGCACGTGCGGGCGGGGACGGACGGCGTGCTCCAGGACCTGCCGGTGGAGATGGGGCAGTGGGTGAACTCCGGCGCCACGCTCGCCCGGGTGGTGCAGCCCGGCCGCCTCAAGGCGGTGCTCCGCATCCCGGAAACGCAGGTGCGCGACGTCTCCATCGGGCAGCCGGCCTCCATCGACACGCGCAACGGGATCGTCCGCGGCCGGGTGGTGCGGATCGACCCGGCGGCGCAGAACGGCACCGTCACGGTGGACGTGGCGCTGGAGGGTGCCCTCCCCCGCGGCGCGCGCCCGGACCT comes from the Longimicrobiaceae bacterium genome and includes:
- a CDS encoding S8 family peptidase, producing the protein MPFATLRYGAPRRLFLALAVLATAACGDDPSPVAAPGEAPALSRGPAAPERAARIPDQYVVVLKPETRDVQGFVRGLSKSPRDSVLFVYEHALKGFAARLAPGSVEGLRRHPMVQEVIEDEYGVPDQSLWSLDRSDQRDLPLNGVFAPTATGAGVNLYVLDSGVRRTHAEFGYGTRARHVYTAISDGRGADDCHGHGTHVAATAAGSTYGVARQAMVLAVRISGCTAAASASAAIAGLDWLRANHLKPAVANLSYTWPARNDVDAAVSSLLAAGVPVVTSAGNSNADACGYSPKRVAGVLTVGGTDTYDWRTPDSNWGGCVHLFAPGAGITSAWIGSDTDSRTLSGTSMASPLVAGVAALYLEGDPGASVAKLRDALIGSATQGKVVDPRGTPNRLAYAKPIYFSVRVDGPDHVASSGYVTWEAVPDGGDGSYTYQWTLVEGGWEQPLGTGRTQTLWVTQGSGDFDVRVVVTSAGEARSAWKYVSNHQSGDCGDAWSCTALQ
- a CDS encoding AI-2E family transporter, which translates into the protein MPKRPEDNSEESTGPSPRDVAAPPPPRGAVYIRPEHLYKAAGLLFLLALLYRFFQEITYGLLLLYAAAILAVLFNALVSRLPLERKWVTAALGLLIFAGIGVLLWFGIPALVSQVRNIVGRVPEFSALLQQVESWLRANTGLNVTLVGSQVQGFFRDAFLSTSGSGGGGFIGRAQGLLEILFVPLLILFGGLFAVAKPNERLLMPVLRAVPRDRRPAYRRMMELLGVRLVGWLKGTLIAMVAVGVLSTVAYYLIGVPNALLLGLFAGLTEFIPLVGPWVGGGTATVVAFLEDPQLGLWTALAALAIQQIESNIITPWAMSQAAELHPFVTLFALVFFGSLFGFLGILLAIPLTLFFWTVVEVLWVERAIDTDEDRIAPVVEE
- a CDS encoding response regulator, whose translation is MAEPRRTILVVDDQEDERTIQRAMLTHLGYEVREADSGEAALASAAESPPDLVLLDIAMPRMDGFTVCRALRADPRTANVAVLFFTASVVGDLPAMASEAGAQGILAKPVDPRMVAQEVRRILGEPSA
- a CDS encoding HlyD family efflux transporter periplasmic adaptor subunit, which gives rise to MDVPRKPTRKRRRWLMAGAGLAALALLTLALARLEPAPPSVERATLWTDTVRQGDMVRQVRGPGTLAAEEVRWVSAVTQGRVERKMVQPGTRVEAGTVILELSNPDVDRQALEAQRQLVAAQSELANLRAGLQNQVLSQEAVIATVNAEHRDAVRQAEVNEGLSSRGLAAPNEVARARDRGEELRTRLEVERKRLGFLRESMRTQVAAQEAQVQMLRGIVDFHRGQVASMHVRAGTDGVLQDLPVEMGQWVNSGATLARVVQPGRLKAVLRIPETQVRDVSIGQPASIDTRNGIVRGRVVRIDPAAQNGTVTVDVALEGALPRGARPDLSVDGTVDVDHLKNVMYVGRPAYGQPESTVGLFRVSQDGKEAVRTNVRLGRGSASSIEVRGGLKPGDVVILSDMSQWDSAERVRLNR